Genomic window (Chryseobacterium bernardetii):
GAACATAGAAGGTGTGCTCTTCTTCAGTTACCTTATTGTCTGCTTTAATGAGAGACTTGGCAAACTGAACAAATTTTACGCGCTCATCCTCTGTAGAATCCTCATGGAAGCATCTTGCATGGAATTCAAAGTGGTCTTTCCATTCTTCAGGCTGTAAAAGAGCCAGTGTCTCAAGTTCATTGTCAAGATTCATTCTGAACGGAAATTCATCTGCCAGATATTGCTGTACCAGCATTCCTTCTTCAGGAGCAAACTCTCCGTCTACAGAAGAAAGGATCATTAATAAGTGGTAACCGGCGATAGATTTATTTGATTTTTGCATGTTTTAATATTTTTTTACTAGATAGTCTAAGTTATTTTCTTCTAAAATTTTATCAAGATATTTTCCTCTGCTGCTTGATTTTCTTTGATAAGGAGCGAATTTTTGAGCTACTTCGTTAAACTCTTCACTCAGCTTTATCAGTTCTTCTGATTCATCATCGGTAAGTTTTTTATCAGATAGTTGGGTGTTGAAATGAATCAGTTTTTTTACTGCAATTTCCTTTTTTACAATTTCCTCTTCCGTAGAATGCAATGTACAAATCCCATATATCCCGTTACAATAGGCGGCCCATTCACTTTCAAATATTTCATCTAGTTTTTCCTGTTCCGGAAAAGAGGTTTTGAGCATACCATCATAAGCAAAGTTTTTATGAGGATGGTTGATCAGATGTTGGATGAAATTTCCTTTAAACTCTTCCTTGTATTGATGAATATCTTTTAAATCTTTATTCTTTTTAATCAATGAAATACAGTTTTTACTGAAATATTTCTCTGTAATCTCATTTTCAAATTCATCGTTAAGAGGTGAAGTTATTCTAATAGTCCGGGAAACCGTATAAGAGTGCTGCGGAACTAATTGATTTTGAATAAGTACAGCCAATTCATCCTTGTTGATATTTGTTATATTACATAATTCATCTTCTGTAATATAATGTTCATTAATATAATTGAAATTTTGGTCCATTAGTGTTGAAGTAATTAGTTGATATAGTCCTTTGCAGGCTGCTTGTCTACGATTTTTCCGTTTTGAAGAATTAGTACAAAAGGATTACTTCTTGCAATAGTTTTAATGGCAGTACCATCCATCATAGCATTTTTGATAGTTTTAAAAGTATTCTGGTCTGTTGAAACCCCGTAGATAAGCGCTCCTTTCTGAGCATTTACTTTTGCTTCTACTTTTTGAAGAAGATCAGCAGAAACCTCTTTCGGATGGTAAGAGAATACTAAAATAGCTTTTGGTGCTTTGATGATTTCCTCTGTAAGTTCCATTCCTGTAGGATCTTCAATCTTGAATTTTACAATCTCAGATTTATATCCTTCTTTTACAAGTACAGATTCATTTTTTCCTTCTTCAATTTTCCAGGGAGAACCCTCTGCCCAATATTTTGTCTCCTTGATGTAATCGTCCTGATTTACCTTTAAAACTTCACCGGTCTTTTGATTTTTTAAGGAATAAAAAGTCTTATATTCTGATGGGTTTTTATTTATTTTGTCTTTCTCTCCTTTAATGTCTGTCCCGATTTTGTAATCACGGAAATCGATGATCGGTTCATGCATAATTCCCTGTGCCATAATGTAGATCATTCCCAAAGAAAACACAGCAAAAAGAATGTATTTGAATTTTCCTGTAGATTCTTTTCTGCTACTGCCGTACTCATCCGTTTTACGGAAATCTTTTCTGTAAAGGACAAACAGAAGAATAAGGCCTGCAAGAAGAGCCACATCTTTAAAGAAACTCTGCCAGGGTGTAAATTTAATAGCATCTCCGAAGCATCCGCAATCTGTAACCACATTAAAATAGGCGGAATAGAAGGTAAGGAAACCAAAGAACACACAAAGCGCAATTAAAGCTGATAAGGTAAATTTAAGCTTCATTTTCAGCAGCAGCATAAATCCTAAGAAAAGTTCCAGCACAACAACAATAATTGAAAACAGCAGGGCAAATTTTTCAAAAAACGGCATATTGAAAACAGCAGGTGAAAAATATTCCTCCATTTTAAAGGAGAATCCTACGAGATCCACAGCTTTTACAAAACCTGAAAGGATAAAAATAACCGCGATAATAAAGCGTAATAAACCTTTGATCATATTAAATAGTTTTGGGTTCGAATTGAGTCTTTTGTTCAGAGAATTTAATCAGGCAGAAAACAGCATAATTCAGCATATCGAAATAGTTGGCATCAAGTCCTTCAGATACAATGGTCTTTCCCTGATTATCCTCAATCTGCTTGGTTCTTAATACTTTCTGATAGATTAAATCTGTAATCGAAGAAATTCTCATGTCTCTCCATGCTTCCCCATAATCATGGTTTTTTCTTTCCATTAAAGACTGTGCTTCATGGGAATATTTGTCATACAGACTTAAAATTTCTTCCTTATTTTCATTAAAATCATTGGAAAGCCCTTTTTCAAGCTGAATAAGCCCAATGATAGAATAGTTGACAATTGCGATAAATTCATCTTCCTCACTTTCATCCACCATTTTTACATCAGTCATTTGCAGCGTACGGATTCTGTTAACTTTGATATAAATCTGATCCGTAATGGAACTTGGCCTTAAAACCCTCCACGCAGGCCCGTAATCCTGTAACTTTTTACTGAAAAGATCACGGCACTGACTGATAACTTTCTCGAACTGTACTGATGTTTTTGACATAAAATTTCTTAATCTTCCAAATATACGAATTCGGTTTTGTTTATGAAATGAGTTTGACTTGAATCATGTTCGTATCTTGTAGAGTAGGAGAGTTCTATAGTAGAAGTCTATTAGAGAAGGAAAAGGATGATTGTTTTACCTGTAGTCATTTAATTCAAGGTATAAATCACTAATTTTGCAGTATGTAATTTACTCATTACTCATCATTTATTACTGATAAACTCCTATGCACTCAAATTCTCAAACTCTCAAACTCTCAAACTCTCAAACCTATTCCATCAACTGCAACGGCAGGCTGGTACAGCTGGATACTCCAAAAATCATGGGAATTCTCAATCTTACCCCGGATTCTTTTTCAGATGGCGGAAAATTTAATGATGAAAAACTGGCATTGGCACATGCTGAAAAACTGCTGAAAGAGGGAGCGGAAATTCTTGATATCGGTCCGCAGTCTACCCGTCCCAATGCTGAATTTTTAAGCAGTGAAGAAGAGATCAAAAGAATTGGAAATATCATTTCTAAGGTCAAGAAAGAATTTCCAGAAGCATTGATTTCTCTGGATACTTTCTATGCAGAAACCGTAAGATTCGGATTCAACGAAGGAATAGATATGATAAATGACATTTCAGGAGGACAATATGATGAAAAAATGTTTGATACAGCAGCAGAAACCGGACTGCCATACATTTTAATGCATGTGAATCCATCCTATGAAACCATGCATGATAAGATTAAGTTTGAAGATATTACTCTGCAGGTGAACCGGTATTTTTCTAAAAAGACCAATGAACTGCTCCAAAGGGGGATAAAAGATATCATTCTGGACCCTGGTTTTGGCTTTGGAAAAACAGTGGAAGATCAGATGAAGATGATCAATGAGGTTGAATATCTCGGTTTTGGAAAATTTCCTTTGCTGATAGGGATCTCAAGGAAGTCATTTATCTATAAACCGCTGGGGAAATCCCCGCTTGATATCAATGAAGAAACACAGAAATTACATATGAAAGTTCTGGAACAGGGAGCTAAAATTTTGAGGGTTCATGATGTGGCTGAAGCAAAGGAAACCCTGAACCTTTTTACACAAAAAATAAAAAATGTTAAAAAAAACTTGTAGGTTTTTAAAAAGTTTATACATTTGCAGTATGAATTTTACGAATCAGAAAAATATTATTGTCATTTCTATTGCAGCTGTTGTCATTTACAACAGTCAGGAAACGGCATTTTAAAATAGATTTTTATTTAAATTATATAAGCCGTTTCATTTTGAAGCGGCTTTTTTGTTTTAATTTTTTAGAGTACAATTATGTATCAGTTATTCGCAGTAATTATTATCGTCATTATTATTCCCTTACGTGTGTGAGACGGAAGATGTATGACTGTACATATATTGAGCCCTCTCACACTGTGAGAGGGCTTTTTTATTCCCATTTCTTAAATTTTAACCCATTATAACATGTATTACAACGACGACACGGTCATCTATTTTGATGGAAACTTCATGAAAGCTAAAGACGCAGGAACCAACCTTTACGGGCAATCCCTTCACTACGGATATTCAGTTTTTGAAGGAATCAAATCTTACAGCACAGCCCATGGAACGAGGATTTTTAAAGCTAAAGAACATTATGAAAGATTGAAAAGATCTGCAGAGCTGATGCATATTCCTTTCGGATATTCAGTAGATCAGCTTACAGAGCTTACTTATGAGTTATTGGAACGGAACGGTTTTACAGATGCTTATATCCGCCCTTTGGTAACCTGTTCTCCCAATATGTCTCTTTCAAAAGGTAAAGAATCTTATTTATCCCTCTTAGCCTGGGAATGGAATAACGGGTATCTGGCAGATAAAATGAAGATCATGACCTCAGGATTTCAGCGTCCCAACCCGAAAGCCTTCAAAGTAGAAGCCAAAGTGGGCGGACATTATGTGAACTCTATTCTGGCTTGTCAGGAGGCAAAAGATAAAGGGTATGATGAGGCCTTGGTGCTGGATGAAAACGGATATGTGGCAGAAAGTTCAGGAGCCAATGTGTTTTACGAAAAAGACGGAACATTATTTACCCCTGCAAAAGGAAGCATTCTTCCCGGAATTACCCGCCAGACTGTTTTTGAAATATGCAGTGAACTGAATATCCCGGTTAAAGAAACCTTTTTCAAACCTGAGGAAATGAGAGGCGCAGATGCAGCTTTTTTCTGTGGGACGGCCGCTGAAATCGTTGCACTGGATTCCTTGGACGATGTTCCTTTCACAAAGCAATGGGAAGATACAGCAAGTGAAAAAGTACAAAAGGCTTATTTAAAATTAGTGAGAGTTCTGTCATTGTAAATTTTTAAAATTTAAATATTTGATTATCAATGTTTTATAATCTGTTTTTAAACAATTGGATATTGTAGTTTCAGAAAAACTGAACATTGGAAAAATATTACAAACTGTAGTTTTGAACAAAAATTCAATAAAAAAACAATCATTTAAAAAGACTGGAAGAACAGCAAATGCAGGAAAATATGTTAAATAAATATTCAAAAACATTCACGCAAAACAGTGAACAGCCGGCCGCAAAGGCAATGCTGTACGGGATTGGTTTTACAGAAGAAGATATGCACAAGGCACAGATCGGAATTGCAAGTATGGGATACGATGGAAATACCTGTAACATGCACCTCAACGATCTTGCCAAAGTTGTTAAAGAAGGAACATGGCAGCATGGATTGGCAGGGCTGATCTTTAATACCATTGGAGTAAGTGACGGAATGAGCAACGGAACGGATGGGATGCGCTATTCACTGGTAAGCCGGGACGTGATTGCAGACAGTATTGAAGCCATTTGTGGAGCCCAGTATTATGACGGACTCATTGCTTTACCCGGTTGTGATAAAAATATGCCGGGAACCATCATCGCCATGGGGAGACTGAACAGGCCTTCTTTGATGGTGTATGGCGGAACCATTGCCCCCGGATGTTACAAGGGAGAAACTTTGAATATTGTTTCTGCTTTCGAAGCTTTGGGTAAGAAAATCGCAGGAGAGATTTCAGAAGAGGATTTTGATGGAGTAGTCAAAAATTCCTGTCCCGGAGCTGGTGCCTGTGGAGGAATGTATACTGCAAACACAATGGCATCTGCAATTGAAGCATTAGGAATGAGCCTTCCGTATTCCTCATCCAATCCTGCATTAAGCAAAGAAAAACAAAATGAATGTCTTGAAGCAGGAAAATACATGAAGATCCTCCTTGAAAAAGATATTAAACCTTCAGATATCATGACAAGAGAAGCATTTGAAAATGCACTCCGTTTGATTGTTGTATTAGGAGGAAGCACCAATGCAGTTCTTCATTTTATAGCAATGGCCAAAAGCGTTGGAGTATCTCTTACTCAGGATGATTTTCAAAAAATGAGCGATTGCACCCCTGTTCTGGCAGATCTTAAACCAAGCGGGAAATATCTGATGCAGGATTTACATGAACATGGCGGTACACCTGCTGTAATGAAATACCTGTTGGAGCAGGGATTATTACACGGAGACTGTTTAACGGTAACCGGAAAAACATTAGCTGAAAATTTAGAAAATGTTCCATCATTGGATTTCAATACCCAGAAGATCATAAAGCCATTATCAAATCCGGTAAAACCTACGGGACATTTGAGAATCCTGTACGGAAACCTTGCAGAAAAAGGAAGTGTTGCCAAGATAACCGGTAAAGAAGGAGAACGGTTTGTAGGAAAAGCCCGTGTATTTGACGGCGAAAAAAATCTCATCAAGGGAATTGAAGATGGAACCGTACAGCATGGAGATGTAATTGTGATCCGTAATGAGGGACCAAAAGGAGCTCCCGGAATGCCGGAAATGCTGAAACCTACGAGCGCCCTAATTGGTGCAGGATTGGGAAGCAGTGTTGCCTTAATTACAGATGGCAGATTCAGTGGGGGAACCCATGGGTTTGTAGTGGGGCACATTACCCCCGAAGCTCATGAAGGCGGACTGATCGCCTTTGTAGAAGATAATGACCTGATTGAAATTGATGCTGTAAACAATACTATACAGCTCAAAGTTTCAGACGATGAGATTGAAAAAAGAAAGCAAGGCTGGCAAAAACCTGCTTTAAAAGTGAAGAAAGGATTGCTTTATAAATATGCATTAACTGTATCATCCGCCGCTGAAGGCTGTGTAACGGATGAAATTTAAAATCAGACATTATGAAGAATTTAAATCAATCAACAGCTACAGAACTGAGCGGAAGCCGCATTATCCTTGAAGCTTTTCTTAAGGAAGGTGTGAAAACGGTTTTTGGCTATCCCGGTGGTGCTATCATTCCCATTTATGATGCCCTTTATGATTACAAAAATCAGCTGGAACATATCCTTGTCCGCCATGAGCAGGCAGCTGTACATGCTGCGCAGGGATTGGCCAGGGTTTCCGGGAAAGTAGGAGTGGTTATGGCTACAAGTGGTCCGGGAGCCACTAATCTGGTGACAGGATTAGCAGACGCTTTACTGGATAATACCCCATTAGTTTGCATTACCGGGCAGGTATTTGACCATCTTTTAGGAACAGACGCTTTTCAGGAAATAGATGTTATGAATATCACAAGTCCCGTTACCAAATGGAATTATCAGGTTACAGATGCCAATGAGCTTCCTGAAGTTCTTGCTAAAGCATTTTATATTGCAAAGTCAGGGCGTCCTGGGCCTGTTCTCGTTGATATTACAAAAAATGCCCAGCTGCAGAAAGTTACATACAAAGGATATTTCCCTTGTCATTCTTTAAGAAGCTACAAACCGGATCCTGTTCCATCACTGGAAAGTATCGAACAGGCTGCAGAGCTTATTAACAAGGCAGAACGGCCGTTCATTATTGCCGGGCAGGGAATTATGCTTGGTAAAGCAGAGAAAGAATTTCTGGAATTGGCTGAAAAATCAGGAATTCCGGTAGCATGGACTGTTTTGGGAATGGGAGTTCTCCCTACAGATCATCCACAGGCTGTAGGAATGGTAGGAATGCACGGAAATTATGGGCCTAATATTCTCACTAATCAATGTGATGTACTGATGGCTGTAGGAATGCGATTTGATGACCGTGTGACCGGAAGGTTGGATCAATATGCGAAACAGGCAAAGATTATTCATTTTGATATTGACCGATCTGAAATCAATAAAAATGTAAAAGCAGATGTTCCGGTTCTTGGAAACTGTAAAGAAACCTTACCGATTCTTACCGGATTAATTCAGAAAAGAGAACATCTGGAATGGCGTCAAAGGTTTAAAGATTGCCTTGAAGTAGAAAGTATCAACCTTATTAATGATGAACTGTTTCCGGATGAAGAAGAGATCACAATGGGAGAGGTTATCAGATGTCTTAATGAAATGACAAAAGGAGAAGCTGTGATTGTGACGGATGTTGGACAACATCAGATGGTAACCTGCAGGTATTCTAACTTTAGGCATTCTCGGACCAATATTACCAGTGGCGGATTGGGAACAATGGGCTTCTGCCTCCCCGCTGCAATAGGAGCGGCTTATGGAGAACGTAATCTGCCTGTTATTGCAGTAATGGGAGATGGAGGAGCTCAGATGAACATTCAAGAGCTGGGAACAGTGATGCAGTATCATCCCGAGGTTAAAATTTTAATCCTGAATAACAGCTATCTGGGAATGGTAAGGCAGTGGCAGGAACTTTTTCATGAAGAAAGATATTCTTCTGTGGACATTCAAAGCCCGGAGTTTGTACAGGTGGCAAGCGGATATCATATTCCGGGAAAAAAAGTTAGTCAGAGAGAAGATT
Coding sequences:
- a CDS encoding TerB family tellurite resistance protein, with amino-acid sequence MQKSNKSIAGYHLLMILSSVDGEFAPEEGMLVQQYLADEFPFRMNLDNELETLALLQPEEWKDHFEFHARCFHEDSTEDERVKFVQFAKSLIKADNKVTEEEHTFYVLLKNLWGL
- a CDS encoding DUF6058 family natural product biosynthesis protein, translating into MDQNFNYINEHYITEDELCNITNINKDELAVLIQNQLVPQHSYTVSRTIRITSPLNDEFENEITEKYFSKNCISLIKKNKDLKDIHQYKEEFKGNFIQHLINHPHKNFAYDGMLKTSFPEQEKLDEIFESEWAAYCNGIYGICTLHSTEEEIVKKEIAVKKLIHFNTQLSDKKLTDDESEELIKLSEEFNEVAQKFAPYQRKSSSRGKYLDKILEENNLDYLVKKY
- a CDS encoding BT_3928 family protein, with protein sequence MIKGLLRFIIAVIFILSGFVKAVDLVGFSFKMEEYFSPAVFNMPFFEKFALLFSIIVVVLELFLGFMLLLKMKLKFTLSALIALCVFFGFLTFYSAYFNVVTDCGCFGDAIKFTPWQSFFKDVALLAGLILLFVLYRKDFRKTDEYGSSRKESTGKFKYILFAVFSLGMIYIMAQGIMHEPIIDFRDYKIGTDIKGEKDKINKNPSEYKTFYSLKNQKTGEVLKVNQDDYIKETKYWAEGSPWKIEEGKNESVLVKEGYKSEIVKFKIEDPTGMELTEEIIKAPKAILVFSYHPKEVSADLLQKVEAKVNAQKGALIYGVSTDQNTFKTIKNAMMDGTAIKTIARSNPFVLILQNGKIVDKQPAKDYIN
- a CDS encoding DUF1599 domain-containing protein — its product is MSKTSVQFEKVISQCRDLFSKKLQDYGPAWRVLRPSSITDQIYIKVNRIRTLQMTDVKMVDESEEDEFIAIVNYSIIGLIQLEKGLSNDFNENKEEILSLYDKYSHEAQSLMERKNHDYGEAWRDMRISSITDLIYQKVLRTKQIEDNQGKTIVSEGLDANYFDMLNYAVFCLIKFSEQKTQFEPKTI
- the folP gene encoding dihydropteroate synthase encodes the protein MHSNSQTLKLSNSQTYSINCNGRLVQLDTPKIMGILNLTPDSFSDGGKFNDEKLALAHAEKLLKEGAEILDIGPQSTRPNAEFLSSEEEIKRIGNIISKVKKEFPEALISLDTFYAETVRFGFNEGIDMINDISGGQYDEKMFDTAAETGLPYILMHVNPSYETMHDKIKFEDITLQVNRYFSKKTNELLQRGIKDIILDPGFGFGKTVEDQMKMINEVEYLGFGKFPLLIGISRKSFIYKPLGKSPLDINEETQKLHMKVLEQGAKILRVHDVAEAKETLNLFTQKIKNVKKNL
- the ilvE gene encoding branched-chain-amino-acid transaminase; its protein translation is MYYNDDTVIYFDGNFMKAKDAGTNLYGQSLHYGYSVFEGIKSYSTAHGTRIFKAKEHYERLKRSAELMHIPFGYSVDQLTELTYELLERNGFTDAYIRPLVTCSPNMSLSKGKESYLSLLAWEWNNGYLADKMKIMTSGFQRPNPKAFKVEAKVGGHYVNSILACQEAKDKGYDEALVLDENGYVAESSGANVFYEKDGTLFTPAKGSILPGITRQTVFEICSELNIPVKETFFKPEEMRGADAAFFCGTAAEIVALDSLDDVPFTKQWEDTASEKVQKAYLKLVRVLSL
- the ilvD gene encoding dihydroxy-acid dehydratase yields the protein MLNKYSKTFTQNSEQPAAKAMLYGIGFTEEDMHKAQIGIASMGYDGNTCNMHLNDLAKVVKEGTWQHGLAGLIFNTIGVSDGMSNGTDGMRYSLVSRDVIADSIEAICGAQYYDGLIALPGCDKNMPGTIIAMGRLNRPSLMVYGGTIAPGCYKGETLNIVSAFEALGKKIAGEISEEDFDGVVKNSCPGAGACGGMYTANTMASAIEALGMSLPYSSSNPALSKEKQNECLEAGKYMKILLEKDIKPSDIMTREAFENALRLIVVLGGSTNAVLHFIAMAKSVGVSLTQDDFQKMSDCTPVLADLKPSGKYLMQDLHEHGGTPAVMKYLLEQGLLHGDCLTVTGKTLAENLENVPSLDFNTQKIIKPLSNPVKPTGHLRILYGNLAEKGSVAKITGKEGERFVGKARVFDGEKNLIKGIEDGTVQHGDVIVIRNEGPKGAPGMPEMLKPTSALIGAGLGSSVALITDGRFSGGTHGFVVGHITPEAHEGGLIAFVEDNDLIEIDAVNNTIQLKVSDDEIEKRKQGWQKPALKVKKGLLYKYALTVSSAAEGCVTDEI
- the ilvB gene encoding biosynthetic-type acetolactate synthase large subunit, whose amino-acid sequence is MKNLNQSTATELSGSRIILEAFLKEGVKTVFGYPGGAIIPIYDALYDYKNQLEHILVRHEQAAVHAAQGLARVSGKVGVVMATSGPGATNLVTGLADALLDNTPLVCITGQVFDHLLGTDAFQEIDVMNITSPVTKWNYQVTDANELPEVLAKAFYIAKSGRPGPVLVDITKNAQLQKVTYKGYFPCHSLRSYKPDPVPSLESIEQAAELINKAERPFIIAGQGIMLGKAEKEFLELAEKSGIPVAWTVLGMGVLPTDHPQAVGMVGMHGNYGPNILTNQCDVLMAVGMRFDDRVTGRLDQYAKQAKIIHFDIDRSEINKNVKADVPVLGNCKETLPILTGLIQKREHLEWRQRFKDCLEVESINLINDELFPDEEEITMGEVIRCLNEMTKGEAVIVTDVGQHQMVTCRYSNFRHSRTNITSGGLGTMGFCLPAAIGAAYGERNLPVIAVMGDGGAQMNIQELGTVMQYHPEVKILILNNSYLGMVRQWQELFHEERYSSVDIQSPEFVQVASGYHIPGKKVSQREDLKEALEEMLTHKGAFLLEVMTGKKHNVFPMIPQGKSVSEIVLNHKS